In one Candidatus Planktophila vernalis genomic region, the following are encoded:
- a CDS encoding O-methyltransferase — MKIDPHSYAESFITEDPFKTYARARGVEIGAHDVTPGVGAYLKHLAFTLSAQSVVEIGTGSGVGSLWLLDGMLASGTLTSIDDEMEHTQIAKLAFADAEISPTRYRLITNSVLDVISKLTDRAYDLVVVRHDPQDLAFVISEAHRILRSGGAMVIDSFFGGSKVNDPAQRDPKTVALRDAGKIIKNDTEHWVSTLLPTGDGLLVATKL, encoded by the coding sequence ATGAAAATAGATCCTCATTCATATGCAGAAAGCTTTATAACTGAAGATCCATTCAAAACCTATGCACGTGCTCGCGGCGTTGAAATTGGTGCACACGATGTCACACCAGGTGTAGGTGCTTATCTCAAGCATTTAGCTTTTACACTCTCCGCGCAATCAGTCGTTGAAATTGGAACAGGCTCAGGTGTTGGAAGTCTGTGGTTGCTAGATGGCATGTTGGCTAGCGGTACTCTAACTTCTATAGATGATGAAATGGAACATACACAGATTGCAAAGTTGGCATTTGCTGATGCAGAGATTTCTCCTACTCGCTACAGATTAATTACCAACTCAGTTCTAGATGTTATTTCAAAGTTAACTGATAGAGCTTATGACTTAGTTGTAGTCCGCCATGATCCTCAAGATCTAGCCTTTGTAATCAGTGAAGCGCATCGCATTTTACGAAGTGGCGGGGCAATGGTTATTGATAGCTTTTTTGGAGGCTCAAAGGTCAACGATCCAGCTCAGAGAGACCCTAAAACTGTGGCACTTCGCGATGCTGGGAAAATCATTAAAAATGACACAGAGCATTGGGTGAGTACCTTGCTTCCAACTGGCGATGGTTTGTTAGTTGCAACAAAGTTATAG
- a CDS encoding leucyl aminopeptidase family protein, which produces MFWTLKAAKPQLSIATSADSIALAFAKDSEGVVSFSAPGNLVQDIEKFFEINLLDELSFFSPTYKSGELFEIPVSSQDAQTDRIFLVGVGDSSTASLRIAATTIARKVRGKNTTVYSACAMNSKDVKAHAIALTLGAYLWNLKTGEPAGKPNFLVATNEKEVIDVAIAISKAITRARDLVHTPSNIKNPAWMATKAQEFAKGTGLTVKVLAGKELKEFGGLRAVGNSSPKPGPRFIEVGYAPSKKKNAINALPHVVLVGKGITYDTGGIVLKRPYDLMIPMKSDMTGAAVILATLTALEELQPNIRVTALMMCAENAFSGTAQRPSDVITHYGGTTVEVTDTDAEGRLVLADGLAYADKNLDPDYLVDIATLTGSATLGLGKQHAAMYTRDEQLARDLEFAGIESGDRVWHMPLVDDYRDALASDVADFNNIAKKIKYSGGSIIAALFLEHFAGNRRWVHLDIAGPARSEADAGENPKGGTGYGVRLLTQWIMNLK; this is translated from the coding sequence ATGTTCTGGACACTTAAAGCTGCCAAGCCTCAACTCTCAATAGCCACTAGCGCTGATTCAATTGCGCTCGCTTTTGCTAAAGATTCAGAAGGAGTTGTTTCATTTTCTGCTCCTGGCAATCTAGTTCAGGATATTGAAAAGTTTTTTGAAATCAACCTTTTGGATGAGCTGTCATTCTTTTCTCCCACTTACAAATCGGGGGAATTATTTGAAATTCCTGTTAGTTCACAGGATGCCCAAACAGATCGTATATTTCTAGTTGGAGTTGGTGATTCATCAACTGCATCACTTCGTATTGCCGCCACAACAATTGCTAGAAAAGTTCGTGGCAAGAACACCACCGTCTACTCTGCATGTGCAATGAATAGTAAAGACGTTAAAGCACATGCAATCGCTCTGACATTAGGTGCCTACCTTTGGAATCTCAAAACTGGAGAGCCTGCAGGTAAGCCAAATTTCCTAGTAGCTACAAATGAAAAAGAGGTTATAGATGTTGCTATCGCTATTTCGAAAGCAATTACGCGCGCTCGTGATTTGGTGCATACGCCTTCTAATATTAAGAATCCTGCGTGGATGGCTACAAAAGCCCAAGAATTCGCCAAAGGAACCGGGCTCACAGTAAAAGTACTTGCTGGAAAAGAACTCAAAGAATTTGGTGGATTGCGAGCTGTTGGTAATTCATCTCCCAAACCTGGACCACGTTTTATTGAAGTTGGGTACGCGCCTTCAAAGAAGAAAAACGCGATTAATGCCCTTCCGCACGTTGTATTAGTGGGCAAAGGAATCACCTATGACACTGGTGGAATAGTTCTCAAACGCCCTTATGACTTGATGATCCCAATGAAAAGTGACATGACAGGAGCGGCGGTAATTCTGGCAACGCTAACTGCGCTGGAGGAATTGCAACCAAATATTCGCGTCACAGCGTTAATGATGTGTGCTGAGAACGCATTTTCAGGCACCGCCCAGCGTCCAAGTGATGTTATTACTCACTATGGCGGAACAACTGTTGAAGTAACTGATACTGATGCAGAGGGACGTTTAGTTCTAGCTGATGGCTTGGCATATGCCGATAAAAACTTAGATCCTGATTATTTGGTAGATATTGCAACTTTAACTGGATCAGCAACCCTAGGACTTGGTAAGCAGCATGCCGCGATGTATACGCGAGATGAGCAACTTGCACGTGATTTGGAGTTTGCAGGAATTGAATCTGGTGATCGAGTCTGGCATATGCCACTAGTTGATGACTATAGAGATGCTCTTGCAAGTGATGTGGCTGATTTCAATAATATAGCTAAAAAAATAAAATACTCTGGGGGCTCAATTATTGCAGCACTTTTCCTAGAACACTTTGCTGGCAATCGCCGTTGGGTTCACTTAGATATTGCTGGCCCTGCACGAAGTGAAGCTGATGCAGGAGAGAATCCTAAAGGTGGAACTGGATATGGGGTTCGCTTGTTAACTCAGTGGATTATGAATCTTAAATGA
- a CDS encoding DUF3117 domain-containing protein, translated as MAAMKPRTGDGPMEVTKEARSLVMRIPLEGGGRLVVELNSEEANNLSAALHAAVALVKK; from the coding sequence ATGGCAGCCATGAAACCTCGTACCGGTGATGGTCCAATGGAGGTCACTAAAGAGGCTCGCTCACTTGTGATGCGAATTCCACTAGAGGGTGGCGGACGCCTAGTCGTCGAACTCAACTCTGAAGAAGCTAATAATCTCAGCGCCGCACTTCATGCCGCGGTTGCATTAGTTAAGAAGTAA
- a CDS encoding RNA polymerase sigma factor codes for MSESPTLAQVLASLPEEERIILTLHYMRQMSPSEIALTLQVPERAVDAVISAGKARLSAVLGF; via the coding sequence ATGAGCGAGTCCCCAACATTGGCCCAGGTGCTGGCCTCGCTGCCTGAAGAAGAGCGGATCATCTTGACCTTGCATTACATGCGCCAGATGTCACCGAGTGAGATTGCCCTAACGCTTCAGGTGCCAGAGCGCGCAGTTGATGCTGTCATTTCGGCTGGAAAAGCCAGATTGAGCGCGGTTCTAGGCTTTTAA
- a CDS encoding SRPBCC family protein produces MSSNHIAISLKINAPIQKVWDSLAQWEKQGEWMLQTKVWVTSEITEGVGTSINAFTGVGPLGVLDSMTVTSWQPPHTCDVLHTGKIIKGTGRFHLREISSDTTIFDWSEEVIAPRVLFLAMLPALYIGVRISLSRFARTFR; encoded by the coding sequence ATGTCAAGTAATCACATTGCAATTTCTTTAAAAATTAATGCACCAATACAAAAAGTTTGGGATTCGCTGGCGCAATGGGAAAAACAAGGCGAGTGGATGCTTCAGACTAAAGTCTGGGTGACTTCAGAGATCACAGAAGGCGTTGGAACATCTATTAATGCATTCACTGGCGTTGGTCCATTAGGAGTTTTGGATTCAATGACAGTTACTTCATGGCAGCCTCCACACACATGCGATGTGCTCCATACCGGCAAAATAATCAAAGGAACAGGCAGATTTCATTTACGTGAAATCTCTTCAGATACAACAATCTTTGACTGGTCTGAAGAAGTAATAGCTCCGCGCGTACTCTTCTTGGCGATGCTTCCTGCGCTCTATATTGGTGTGCGAATCTCTTTATCCCGCTTTGCACGAACATTCCGCTGA
- a CDS encoding TIGR00730 family Rossman fold protein, whose product MRIAVFCSSSPTIDPKYVDLAFELGGAIAANSWELVTGGGHISMMGAVSRGARQGGGRTIGVIPQALVDIEFADHDNDELHVVETMGERKAMITDIADAFITLPGGAGTLEEFFEIWVGRYLKFHNKPVVILDPFGIYNPLHELVEHLEVENFIKPGMRELISWTTDVTQALKACS is encoded by the coding sequence ATGCGCATTGCAGTCTTTTGTTCATCTTCGCCAACGATTGACCCTAAGTATGTAGACCTTGCCTTTGAACTCGGTGGGGCTATTGCAGCTAACTCATGGGAATTAGTCACTGGGGGCGGTCACATTTCAATGATGGGCGCAGTTTCTAGGGGAGCTCGTCAGGGCGGCGGACGAACTATCGGCGTTATCCCACAAGCCCTTGTTGATATTGAATTTGCTGATCACGATAACGATGAACTACATGTCGTTGAGACGATGGGTGAGCGCAAGGCGATGATTACCGATATCGCAGATGCGTTTATTACATTGCCTGGCGGCGCAGGAACTCTTGAAGAGTTCTTTGAGATTTGGGTGGGACGTTATTTAAAGTTTCACAATAAGCCAGTTGTAATTCTAGATCCATTTGGAATCTATAACCCCTTACATGAACTAGTCGAGCACCTAGAAGTTGAAAACTTTATTAAGCCGGGAATGCGTGAGTTAATTTCTTGGACAACAGATGTAACGCAAGCACTAAAGGCATGTTCTTAA
- the dapD gene encoding 2,3,4,5-tetrahydropyridine-2,6-dicarboxylate N-succinyltransferase: MTTIASGHGIATMAAGKTLDVWFPAPQLASLSATVPNELSALVGKDDARGVTRELVAVEIDITAAPVDAKDAYLRLHLLSHRLVKPHGLSLEGVFGLLNNVVWTNFGPCAVEGFELTRARLKAAYGHVTVLSVDKFPRMVDYVIPSGVRIADADRVRLGAHLASGTTVMHEGFVNFNAGTLGTSMVEGRISAGVVVGDGSDIGGGASIMGTLSGGGKEVISIGEKSLLGANSGCGISLGDNCVIEAGTYVTAASKVRLPDGEIVKAAALSGGNNLLFRRNSLDGALEAINRTGTWGGLNSILHAN, translated from the coding sequence ATGACCACCATTGCATCTGGCCACGGCATTGCAACGATGGCTGCCGGAAAAACTCTTGATGTTTGGTTTCCAGCGCCGCAACTTGCTTCCTTGTCAGCAACTGTTCCAAATGAACTAAGCGCGTTAGTCGGCAAAGATGATGCTCGCGGAGTGACTCGAGAACTTGTTGCAGTTGAAATTGATATCACCGCGGCGCCTGTTGATGCAAAAGATGCGTATTTGCGTTTACATCTGTTATCACATCGCTTAGTTAAGCCTCATGGCCTCTCACTCGAAGGCGTTTTTGGCTTACTCAATAATGTTGTCTGGACAAACTTTGGTCCTTGCGCTGTTGAAGGTTTTGAATTAACTCGAGCACGTCTAAAGGCTGCGTACGGTCACGTAACTGTTCTTTCTGTCGATAAATTCCCACGCATGGTTGATTACGTAATTCCAAGTGGAGTTCGAATCGCTGATGCTGATCGCGTAAGACTGGGAGCACACTTAGCTTCTGGCACAACAGTCATGCACGAAGGATTTGTGAATTTCAATGCCGGAACACTTGGAACTTCAATGGTTGAGGGTCGCATCTCAGCTGGGGTTGTTGTTGGCGATGGCTCAGATATTGGTGGCGGCGCATCCATTATGGGAACGCTCAGTGGTGGAGGAAAAGAAGTTATTTCAATCGGTGAAAAATCACTTCTGGGCGCAAACTCTGGCTGTGGAATTTCACTCGGTGATAACTGTGTGATTGAAGCTGGAACTTATGTAACAGCTGCTTCAAAAGTTCGTTTGCCTGATGGAGAGATTGTGAAAGCTGCAGCACTCTCTGGTGGCAATAACTTACTCTTTCGTCGCAATTCACTCGATGGAGCACTTGAAGCAATTAACCGCACTGGTACTTGGGGCGGACTTAATTCAATTCTGCACGCTAACTAA
- a CDS encoding SpoIID/LytB domain-containing protein yields MSKAFLALLLVFSTLIPTAHAVDIPATFSFQGSGYGHGVGLSQMGARYMANAGQSAEQIIKYFYKDVEIEPKDDSKILRVNIGNLISSAKISSTLKGSQLQIIQGDAGGESVIPVFSLADSISFSIIGSTVSPRITNGKTSQVLPRSRVFTVRWSGTRYLEGPETVISVNHSGVSQRLRYGQIQVKAIKTPTGYRIAMTNSVRLADEYLWGISEMPSFWPIAALEAQAIASRTYALSKAGVYRSACDCDLYGTISDQTFLGYAKEIEKKFGVVWKDVVTRTAGLTITQSGLPITAYFSSSSGGKTELSINAWGSARAYTQIVDDPGSLDLTINPRFVTWNREVPQSVIAAAFVLPDVVSLEILGMNESGTVAQIQATSSTGVKVALRGETFRSRTKIPSAWFSLVSVQN; encoded by the coding sequence ATGTCTAAAGCTTTTCTAGCGCTATTGCTAGTTTTTTCAACATTGATTCCCACTGCACATGCAGTGGATATACCTGCAACCTTTTCATTTCAAGGTTCAGGATATGGTCATGGCGTTGGCTTAAGTCAGATGGGTGCACGCTACATGGCCAATGCTGGTCAAAGTGCTGAGCAGATTATTAAGTATTTCTATAAGGATGTTGAGATTGAACCAAAAGATGATTCGAAAATTCTACGAGTCAATATTGGAAACCTCATTTCTAGCGCAAAGATTTCAAGCACGTTAAAGGGATCACAGCTTCAAATCATTCAAGGTGATGCGGGTGGTGAAAGCGTTATCCCAGTATTTTCCTTGGCAGATTCAATTAGTTTCTCAATTATTGGTTCAACGGTTAGCCCACGGATAACAAATGGGAAAACTTCACAAGTACTACCTCGCAGCAGAGTTTTCACGGTTCGTTGGTCTGGCACTCGCTATTTAGAAGGACCAGAGACAGTCATATCCGTTAATCACTCAGGTGTATCTCAGCGACTTCGATATGGACAGATTCAAGTAAAGGCTATTAAAACCCCAACGGGATATCGAATTGCAATGACAAACTCAGTTCGGTTAGCTGATGAATACCTCTGGGGTATTAGTGAGATGCCATCCTTTTGGCCGATTGCCGCACTTGAAGCGCAAGCAATTGCTTCACGCACCTATGCGTTGAGTAAGGCGGGGGTATATAGAAGTGCTTGTGATTGTGATTTATATGGAACGATTTCTGATCAAACTTTCCTGGGTTATGCCAAGGAGATTGAAAAGAAGTTCGGTGTGGTTTGGAAAGATGTTGTAACGCGAACTGCGGGTTTAACGATCACACAATCTGGTTTGCCAATTACTGCTTATTTCTCCTCTTCATCAGGTGGCAAGACAGAGCTTTCGATAAATGCCTGGGGTAGTGCCAGGGCTTACACGCAGATTGTTGATGATCCTGGTTCATTGGACCTCACTATCAATCCACGATTTGTTACTTGGAATCGAGAAGTACCACAGAGCGTTATTGCTGCCGCATTTGTTTTGCCTGATGTAGTGAGTTTAGAGATCTTAGGAATGAATGAAAGTGGAACAGTTGCTCAGATTCAAGCAACGTCTAGTACTGGCGTGAAGGTTGCTCTGCGCGGTGAGACTTTTAGAAGTAGAACTAAAATACCTTCAGCATGGTTTAGCTTAGTTAGCGTGCAGAATTGA
- a CDS encoding ABC transporter ATP-binding protein, with protein MNLPSVSNSHKTNEVAVSVRGLGLTYTTAIDRRPTLKARVKSLGRGGKQTRVIRALDEVNLDVEYGQVLGIIGTNGAGKSSLMRVIAGILPPTQGRIEVYGSVSTLLALGVGFNPSMSGRDNVYLGGLAAGMSRDEIDSHFEEIAEFSELGEAIDAPMRTYSSGMYARLAFSVAATVRPDILIVDEALSTGDAKFKEKSLNRIKELRSDDRALILVSHAMATLEDVCNDVAWLHKGKLVQRGDPKTVITAYREFLQLGKSAAIDEDV; from the coding sequence GTGAATTTGCCGTCCGTCTCTAACTCTCATAAGACCAATGAAGTTGCCGTATCAGTTCGCGGACTTGGCCTTACATACACCACTGCAATTGATCGTAGACCAACTCTAAAAGCACGCGTTAAGTCATTGGGTCGTGGCGGAAAACAAACTCGCGTTATCCGTGCATTGGATGAAGTAAATCTTGATGTTGAATATGGCCAGGTATTAGGAATTATTGGAACAAATGGTGCAGGCAAATCTTCACTGATGCGCGTTATTGCAGGAATTTTGCCTCCCACACAAGGGCGAATTGAAGTCTATGGAAGCGTTAGTACTTTGCTTGCTCTGGGCGTTGGTTTTAACCCTTCAATGTCAGGCCGAGACAATGTTTATTTAGGTGGATTAGCTGCAGGAATGTCACGCGATGAAATTGATAGCCACTTCGAAGAAATAGCAGAATTCTCGGAATTAGGTGAGGCAATCGACGCCCCAATGCGCACATATTCATCAGGTATGTATGCCCGCTTAGCATTTTCGGTTGCAGCAACTGTTCGACCAGATATTTTGATTGTCGATGAGGCATTGAGCACCGGTGATGCAAAGTTTAAAGAAAAATCTCTTAATCGCATCAAGGAACTACGAAGTGATGATCGTGCATTAATTTTAGTCAGTCATGCAATGGCTACTTTGGAAGATGTCTGCAATGACGTTGCTTGGCTCCATAAGGGAAAGCTCGTTCAACGCGGAGATCCAAAAACTGTAATTACTGCATATCGCGAGTTTTTGCAGCTAGGAAAGAGCGCAGCCATCGATGAGGATGTCTAA
- a CDS encoding ABC transporter permease, with translation MSTPTQVYEPFRAGLPPLRKYWKSLWSRRTFISEYSRSELREQHFDSAFGQLWLVLNPLLLSAVYFLLIVIISGSSDSTRYAHLTATLFLFYLVANSLTGGVKSITAGQRLILNTAFPRIMLPVSAVVIAIFKFLPTLAVFLAIRTVLGLPFAWEMFWAIPVLLITMLLALGLAVTISCINVYFRDIASFLPYMTRTLLYLSPILYEASDLKPELRTLELFNPLFPILDSWSRALVHGQAPLTSHMLIGLGWAVGIFLIGTYFFLSREREFAVRL, from the coding sequence GTGAGCACTCCAACGCAGGTCTATGAGCCATTTCGTGCTGGCCTGCCACCCCTGAGGAAATATTGGAAGTCTCTCTGGTCGCGCCGCACATTCATCTCTGAATACTCGCGCTCAGAACTTCGGGAACAGCATTTTGACTCAGCATTTGGTCAACTATGGCTAGTTCTTAATCCCTTGCTGTTATCAGCTGTTTATTTCTTGCTAATCGTGATCATTAGCGGGTCATCTGACAGCACGCGGTATGCACATCTCACTGCAACGCTTTTTCTCTTTTATTTAGTAGCTAACTCTTTAACAGGTGGCGTGAAGTCAATTACAGCAGGCCAACGCTTAATTCTAAATACAGCCTTTCCTCGAATTATGTTGCCAGTCTCAGCAGTTGTAATTGCAATCTTTAAATTCCTGCCAACTCTTGCCGTCTTTCTGGCAATCAGGACAGTTTTGGGTCTGCCATTTGCTTGGGAAATGTTTTGGGCTATTCCAGTACTGCTAATAACCATGTTGTTGGCATTGGGCCTTGCGGTGACAATTTCCTGTATCAATGTGTATTTCCGCGACATTGCAAGTTTCTTGCCATACATGACACGCACACTTTTGTATTTGTCACCCATCTTGTATGAAGCATCCGACTTGAAGCCTGAGCTAAGAACTCTTGAACTCTTCAATCCGCTGTTTCCAATTTTAGATAGTTGGTCGCGTGCTTTAGTTCATGGGCAGGCACCACTTACTTCTCACATGCTCATCGGTCTTGGTTGGGCAGTTGGAATTTTCTTGATAGGCACATACTTCTTTTTATCAAGGGAGCGTGAATTTGCCGTCCGTCTCTAA
- a CDS encoding glycosyltransferase family 2 protein gives MTTSANELYGSPEPKISVILPVLNESKYLEEAVKAVLDQDFGGEIEIILAIGPSNDGTEVIAQSLAKVDSRVVVVSNPSGRTASGLNLAVAASRYSIIVRVDGHSKIPKNYLSLAFEILKETGAVNVGGIMAAEGHTVFERGVARAMRSPLGVGASRFHTGGGAASVDTVYLGAFRKQALVAVGGFDERFTRAQDWELNFRLRAAGGTIFFDPRLVVTYRPRSTVKALAKQYFEYGRWRRVVSRRHEGTINYRYLAPPFTVIGVASSLILGAVVSPILFVPALVYALFILIASARIGKSLAEFVSLPLILLTMHMTWGIGFLTSPKSLAPAVTLRP, from the coding sequence ATGACGACATCAGCAAATGAGTTATATGGCTCACCGGAGCCCAAAATCTCAGTCATCCTGCCGGTCCTCAACGAATCAAAATATTTAGAAGAGGCTGTGAAGGCTGTTCTTGATCAGGATTTTGGCGGCGAGATTGAAATTATTTTGGCAATTGGGCCTTCCAATGATGGAACAGAAGTGATTGCTCAATCATTGGCTAAAGTGGATTCGCGTGTTGTAGTTGTTTCAAATCCTTCAGGACGCACAGCTTCAGGACTTAATTTGGCAGTTGCTGCAAGTAGATACTCCATCATTGTGCGAGTAGATGGCCACTCAAAAATCCCTAAGAATTACCTATCTCTTGCTTTTGAAATCTTGAAAGAAACTGGTGCCGTAAACGTTGGCGGAATCATGGCTGCAGAAGGTCACACTGTTTTTGAGAGAGGCGTTGCGCGAGCAATGCGTAGTCCTTTAGGTGTTGGTGCCTCACGTTTTCACACAGGTGGTGGAGCTGCATCGGTGGATACGGTTTACCTAGGGGCATTTAGAAAACAAGCTTTGGTTGCAGTGGGTGGATTTGATGAGAGATTCACACGTGCACAAGATTGGGAGCTTAATTTTCGTTTGCGTGCTGCTGGAGGAACAATCTTTTTTGATCCTCGATTAGTTGTGACTTATCGTCCGCGTTCAACTGTTAAAGCTCTTGCTAAACAGTATTTCGAATATGGCCGTTGGCGACGAGTTGTATCTCGCAGACATGAGGGAACAATTAACTACAGATATCTTGCCCCACCATTTACCGTAATCGGCGTTGCTTCATCACTGATTCTTGGCGCAGTTGTTTCACCTATTCTTTTCGTACCAGCATTGGTATATGCGTTGTTTATTCTCATCGCATCGGCAAGAATTGGAAAATCACTTGCTGAATTTGTCTCGTTGCCACTTATTTTGCTGACAATGCATATGACATGGGGTATTGGCTTTCTAACTTCGCCAAAGTCGTTAGCGCCTGCGGTAACCTTACGACCGTGA
- a CDS encoding LCP family protein → MKATRPIRIITSLSLAVVAISAFSWLGLGQVSGAINRIDVFGSLDNRPDKPSSALNYLLVGSDTREGLTKEQSKLLRVGTTKSAAGARSDTMLLVHISKSRDKATIISIPRDSLVTIPEHPSSLNKEKIVPAAKGKINAAFAWGGAPLLIQTIEQETNIKIDHYIEIGFAGFAGMVDALGGIDVCTKRDIDDPNSHLVLSAGVHTLNGIESLKYVRTRDFDGMGDLGRMQRQQQFMSAVLRKVTSTGVLLNPVKLVNFFNATIATVRTDSELNRNDLIVLAKQLKNLSPSKVRTLTIPLGNANARVPGLGSVVTWDSVLAPDLFNRLREDLPLVDEVTPSPSASSSASASPTVIDKFKTRTADENPCGALK, encoded by the coding sequence GTGAAAGCGACGCGACCAATACGCATTATTACTTCCCTATCCCTTGCCGTTGTCGCAATCTCGGCATTTTCTTGGTTGGGATTAGGCCAAGTCAGCGGAGCAATTAACCGTATCGATGTGTTTGGCTCACTCGATAATCGCCCAGATAAGCCAAGTTCAGCACTCAATTATTTGTTGGTGGGTTCAGATACACGCGAAGGTTTAACTAAAGAACAATCAAAGTTGTTGCGAGTAGGAACTACCAAGTCAGCAGCAGGTGCACGATCAGACACAATGCTTCTTGTTCACATCAGTAAATCTCGAGATAAAGCAACCATCATCTCTATTCCACGAGATTCACTTGTGACTATTCCAGAACATCCCTCTTCCTTAAACAAAGAAAAGATTGTTCCTGCAGCAAAAGGAAAAATTAACGCTGCTTTTGCTTGGGGTGGAGCACCACTTTTAATTCAAACTATCGAACAAGAAACAAACATTAAAATTGACCACTATATTGAAATCGGCTTCGCTGGTTTCGCAGGAATGGTTGATGCATTAGGCGGAATTGATGTTTGTACAAAGCGCGACATTGATGATCCAAATAGCCACCTTGTATTGAGCGCTGGAGTTCACACTCTTAATGGAATTGAGTCGCTCAAGTATGTTCGTACTCGTGACTTTGACGGCATGGGTGACCTTGGGCGCATGCAACGCCAACAGCAATTCATGAGCGCAGTGCTAAGAAAAGTGACAAGTACTGGCGTTCTTCTCAATCCAGTTAAGTTAGTCAATTTCTTCAATGCCACTATTGCAACAGTTCGAACAGATTCTGAACTCAATCGAAATGACTTAATAGTTTTGGCCAAACAACTCAAGAATCTCTCCCCAAGTAAGGTCCGCACTCTCACAATTCCTTTAGGTAACGCAAATGCTCGCGTACCAGGGCTTGGATCGGTTGTGACCTGGGATTCAGTGCTTGCACCTGATCTATTTAACCGTTTGCGTGAAGATCTACCGCTAGTTGATGAGGTAACCCCTTCACCTTCAGCATCTTCAAGCGCTTCAGCATCACCAACTGTGATTGATAAATTCAAGACTCGTACCGCTGATGAAAATCCTTGCGGAGCACTGAAGTAA